DNA from Acanthochromis polyacanthus isolate Apoly-LR-REF ecotype Palm Island chromosome 7, KAUST_Apoly_ChrSc, whole genome shotgun sequence:
AAGTTGAACTATCATCAGCATAGAGGGGAATACTCTAAAAAACACTAAAGAGTCCATGCAGATCATGATGATAATGTTTAAACTTGATGAATTCTGACGCTGTGACtctgacacagaaacagaagaaaggtcaaagaagtggaggaggagagaagaagaagaaggacacCACCAAGAAGAAGATCAGGAGGCGACTGAAGAGGAtcaagaaggaggaggaggaagagagcagtgaggaggaggagatggtgATTCCCTACATGGACAGCGATGACGAGAAGaagatggaggtggaggagaggagtgaggagcagcaggaggaggaggagttcaGCTTCCCTCCCATGCAGGACTGGGTTCCAGAAGAAAGAGCGGAACCTTCGTCCTCCCTGAGCTTTCGCCCGGTGCTGCTGCCTTCCTCCACAGACGCTCTCAGCGGTACTCCAGTCCGTTCGACCGTCGTGGGGAAGTTCAGCTGCTCCTCGGTCCTTGGACCTCCTCCCAGACCGCTGCAGAGGGACGAGCGCCACAGCAGCACCGCCATGATGATGGTGTCTCCTGAAGAGCTGAGAGTCCACCTACAGCGCCAGGCCCACAGGTTCAACCACCAGAGCTCCAGGAGGCGGCGCAGAGTCCATGCCGGCCAGAAGCCGCTGCTGGGCCGAGTCACCGACATCGGGGTCGGATACCAGCTGCAGGCCGCCGTCACGCCGTGGGTCGGAAACCTGCTGATCCCGGCCAACCCCAGGCGGACGGCGGCGGACGTTCTGAGGGAGAACGGCCAGAAGAAGAGCGTCTCCTTAACCCCcgtcttcctgctgctgctgcaggccaCCAACGTGGACATCCTGGGCTGTAGGGAGATGATCGAGCAGAGGAAGAGCAAGGTGCTGATGCTGACTCCGCCCCCCGACCCCGACACCATCAAGCTCAGAGACCCCAAGACGGTCGCAGGAATGCTGCAGCTGCGGGACGCCATGACAGAGCAGCCGCAGTGGGCGGAGCAGGCCTCcatcctgcagcagctccacgCCATCCAGCAGCAAAAGAAGCTCAACGTGCAGGAGCCTCGTCCTGCTCTGATCCAACCAATGAAGGCTCCTCAGCTCCgtcccagcctcctccttcAGATGTCTCCTCAGATGCCTCCTCAGATGTCTCCTCAGATGCCTCCTCAGATGCGTCCTCAGATGCGTCCTCAGATGCCTCCTCAGATGCGTCCTCAGATGCCTCCTCAGATGTCTCCTCAGATAACTCCTCAGATATCTCCTCAGATGCCTCCTCAGATGTCTCCTCAGATGCGTCCTCAGATGCCTCCTCAGATGCGTCCTCAGATGCCTCCTCAGATGCCTCCTCAGATCACTCCTCAGATGCCTCCTCAGATGCGTTCTCAGATGCCTCCTCAGATGCCTCCTCATATCCCTTCGATGCCTCCTCAAATGTCTCCTCATGCTGTCTTCGTTCCTCGTCCTGTCATCCAACAGCTCCGTCCTTCCTCTCCTGCAGCTCCACTCAGATCTTCTGTAGGTGATAGAGCCGTGAAGGTTCAGGGAACCAGAACTCTTCTTGAGGTCGGTGAAGGTCACCTCACCTTCAGTGCTCCGACTTTCTCCGAATGTCCACAGTCTGCTCAGATCCAGAACATCATCCTGCTCCCTCCTCAGAATCTCCGCCCCCTGCAGCTGGTAGCCCCGCCCACTTCTGTTGATGCTCCTGTCCGATTGGACGCTCCTCGTGTCTTCGTTGACCCGTCCAATAAGAGAGTGTCTTCAACTCAGAATGTCAGTTTAGCCCCGCCCCCCTGTGTGCAGACCAATCACGGTGCTCCTATCCTCATTGACCATGACTACTATCTCCCACTCGCCAGTCAGCCAAGCCCCGCCcccaaacagacaaacaccaaagggagggagaggggggaggagCCACAGCCGGTGACAAGCAGTCAAGACAACCACTGGGTGGACAGGACAGGTACAGGTGGGATCCTGGAAGGGAAGAGGGTCCGGAAGCCGACTCGGAAGGCCAGAGCGCTGCAGGAGTCCACGGAGGCCAAGGTGAGACCAGAACCTGTAGCAGCAGAGGTACAGGTAAGGTGGTCCAAAGAGCTCCAGGAGAAGGTTCTGGAAGACGCTCCACCTTCATTCAAGAGGGTTCTCCAAGACTACTAATGgttcattcagttttatttatgtagcccTCAGTGAGGTACGGACCTGAGAGAACCCAGCAATCCAGAGGTACCGTTGGAGGTAGAGAGGCTGTCTGCCTCAGAACCCAAACTGGCAGCTGGTTCCACAAGAGagcagctgataactgaaggttctgctgctggaacCTCTGGAACCAGCAGTGAAGCTGCAGTCTGAGAGGGAAGGGTTCTGATAGGATGATCTGGACcaatcagatctttaagatacgATGGAGCTGCTTATTCAGAGTTTAGATGTTAGAAGAAGGATTTTAGAttctatcctggattttacaAGGAGCCATGAAGAGAAGCTAGCAGGAGAACTCTGATCTCTGTTCctggttcctgtcagaactctggctgGAGGTTTTTAGGAGAATTATTGGGACCTCCTGATCATCAGGAACTACAGTAGTCCAGCCTAGAAGTTCTAAATGCCTGGACGAGTTCctcagcatcactctgagatgttccagatgttcctgattttacaACATTAGATGATAGAAAGCCGCCCTACAGACTGGTTTAGATGTTAAAGGACAGATCCTGGTCAGAGGACTCCAGGGTTTAGTTAGTTCCAGGTATTTATTCTCAGGACTATTAGAGATCATTGTCCACAGACCATTTCCAGCAGATCCAGATCAAATCCTTCTGAGAGTGAAACATTTTGACAGGGTGAAGGTGAGGCGTCTTCCACTACCTAAGGGTCCAGTCTCCTTCTACTGAGGCTCTGGGATTAACCTGACCTGGATGGCTGAGAACCAACACAGGCACATGCAGGTAAGAAACCCAGCTGTCTCACCTGTGACCTGTTTGATTTGTGTTTCCAGGCTGAAGCCAAGAAGAAGAGGACTTCTTCTTTGGGTCAGAAACGCCGTCGCCGGTCTGAAGTCATCCCTCTGGTCCAGCCAAGGTGGCATCTGTTGCCCGCTCACTCGCTGTGGGTCATGACACCTGCTGGACTGGTCCAGCTGCCAGAAACTCTGCCCCAAAGCCTGCAGCTGCCATTAGTGCCCCCACCTCCACCTGTCCCACTGGCCCCACCTCCACCTGTCCCACTGGCCCCGCCCCCTCTGCTGCTTGCCACTGGAGGCCCAAAGTCACCAGAATCCCTCACTGTGTCTGCCCAGATGACCCAGTCTCTTCCTGCCCCTCCCAGCTGTCACTATAAGCCCCACCCCTCGCCCCCTTTTCCAGACCCTGCCCCtatccccctcctccccccacccccttcCAAGCTTCCACTTCCTTATAAGGGCATGGTGAGAGCAGACCCAGCGGAGCCCCCCCCACTCAGGAGGGAGGCGCTGCAGTTCGACCCCGCCCTCATGTTCCTAGAGCCGCAGGTGCaggtctgtgattggctgagcgGGAAAGGTGGGGTGTCGGTACCTGGAGCAGGTGTGGCCTTACCTTACCTGCCACCATTTGTCAGCAGTCTGAGCACGCTCAGTGCGCTGCTCCAGTCCAAGAAGTCCCTGACGAAGGCGTCGCTGCAGCTGCTGTGCCGAGGCTCCGAACCTCGACACCCCCGAACCACACCTGACACACCTGACACCAGGCAACCGCCACCAGACCTGCCAGACTCCACCTCCGACCTCCATCCGTCTGAGGAACAACCAGGTAACACCTGTCCTTACCTGACCCGCCTCACACACCTGTCTCACCTGTTCCACACACAGTTAGCTCCACAGTGTGTTCTCAGGTGGGTTTTTTTGTGCCTCCCTGCAGCTCCTTCTGCCAGCTcagcccagcagcagcaggaggacgaggaggacgaggaggtcACCATGGTGGAGGCGGTGCGACACCTGGTGGAGGAGCGTTTCTCAGGTAACCCCGCCTACCAGCTGCTGAAGGCCCGCTTCCTGTCCTGCTTCACTGTCCCCGCCCTACTGGCCACCGTGCAGCCAATCACCGGAAAGACTGTGGACTGCCCAGCCaatcaggaggaggaggaggaggaggaggaggagccgaGGAAGGCCAGACAGAGAGGACGGAGGAGAGTTCAGGTGAGTACAGGTGGGCCGAGTTCAGGAAGTACCTGGTTCCTCAGAAACCAATCAGCAGGCAGAGCAGACTGATCAGCTGATTTAATTGTTATCAGATTTATTTCCATATTCATTCCAATAATTGTTATTTATTGTAATGTTGGACAGTTCTGAGTCATTCTAGGCAGGTCCCAAGTCATTTTCATCTTATTTGGACacgtttttaatcatttttgtgcaatttgtggtcattttggatcatttctgaatCATCTTAAACACATTTCTAGTCTAAGCATCTAAAAACTGGAGCCTTGTCTGGTCCAACTTTAACcatcaggttctactgatgttagagcctcaacagctggagaaatgtggaccaaagactgggttttagtagaaacatggatccatccatagataaacactgacaggaagACACTAGACCAGCCTCAGTGGAATGTTGGACTTTCTTCCTTTCTGATTTGTCAGAAGGTCTGGAGATTCATGTAATAGAAACTATTTAATGGTTAAATGAACCTTTAAACCTTGTTTAAACTCTCCCTGTGTTTTCAGTGAATCTCTGagtgttttctgcattttatcacTTCAGAAGGAAACTGGTgaagcagaaagagagaaaatacagaAGTGGAATTATTCAGCTTCAGTCACTAATAATCAGCAGATCAGGAACAGGAACTTCTATTTGGAACTGATTCCTGTTTTGgttcatctgctgctggaaattAAAAGTCTGACAGAATACATTCACTGATAACTACATTTATTACGTTTGTCCATTAACCGTTTGGAGTATGCTTTAAACTAAAACATTTCAGCTTCTAGTTTCTATGAGgctaaactgaacatctttggaggaaactgatccacatttttcagTGTACTGACATTTTAGAAACCAGCAGCTGATTGTTCAAACACGTCTTTATGATGTGTCCTTTAAAGGATAATTCAATGAAACTTCACAGCGTATTCAAAATGCTAAAAGTATTTCATTGTTCTGTATTTAAAAGGATTTTGCTGCTGGTGTGGCGAAAATGTTGGAGTCTTTGTCAGAAGGTGGCGCTGTAGCTCTGTTAGCTGCAATAAGCAGAGTAGAAGACGCcagaaacaaaaccagcagTTTACAAACAGCTAAAAGAGAAGCAGGGAGCTGTCGGCCATGTTTGATGCTGTCGGCCATGTTTGATGCTGTCGGCCATGTTTGATGCTGTCGGCCATGTTTGATTCCGTCGGCCATGTTTGATGCTgtcagaaacagctgatcagtcatgGCTCTTAAATGTTCACGACATCTTTGCTTCCTTCTGCAGAGAACTTTGCTGCTGAATGACGACTCCAGAGCTCCAGCCAATCACTTCTCAGGGATTATCTCTGCAGACCAGACAGGACTGGACCGGCCTGGACCAGACCAGTAGAAACCTCATGTTGAACTAACTGGTGTTTGGAATCCCAGCTGGTTTACTGAACACAACGTTCTTCAGAGAAAGAACCTGAAACCTGCTGATCGGCTGCGTTCAAGGACCCTCTGAACAGCGTGAACTTCTGATAACTCGTACATCTGGACCGTCTGAGGGTCCTTCGATTCACCAGCAGGGGAACAATGAACGAACCAGTCAAAGCAGATAACTCAGCTCCAGGAGCAGATCAGTCTGTGCAGCgactgattattgatcagcAGGGCGGGAGGCTGTGTGGTGCATTCAGGAACCTCAGGAGGAGTTGTAAAGTGGTGAAGTTGCACTAAAACCTGTtggttgttgttgatgttcgttttgttattatttatcaggactttttttgtttgagcTGAAGGTTTTCTAATAAAGGTAAATATGAAAAATCATGTTTGGGACACGGATGTTTATGGGACATTGTGGAGACACTGAGGGGACATTGTGGAGACACTGAGGGGACATTGTGGAGacactacaattctacagtttcattgatgagacgcttttatccaaagacgtccatctgagagtagatccaCCACAtgaaggatctagtcaggagaaaaccaCCTTGAGAAGAACAAACAGGTTCAAGCATCTACAGAAAGTGCAGGAGGTAGatggatgttttatttatttatttttttgcagtctaTCACGTTAAAGGTGTTCGGTAAGGAGCTGGTTTTTAGTTCTCCTTGAAGACTGATGGGGACTCTGCAGATCAGAGTTTGGGACTACAGCTAATGAAAAAATGAGCTGAACTGACATAGAGACAAGCTGAGGTAGGAGAAACTCATTGTTTTTCCAGTGGAAACGAAATCCAAAGTGCAGAAATGACCTGCTAGAGGTGGTCATGTGACATATTTGTTTTATCAGCTGCCTGAGAATGAGCGAGAAGGTGCAGGAGTTTCTTTTCTAAGGAGAATCTGAGATGCATAATAGAAGTTTCTGGTTATCAGATGatcagaaatgaaaaagaattaaacagatttctgtcaaagtaatggggaaccacagaggagaagagtccagCTGGAGATAGACTGAGAACGTCAGACCCTTCTGCCCTCCAAGATCCTCTGAAGGATCTCCCTGAgaggtaggacttgaaccaGTGGAGGTCTGGTCCTGAGATGTTAGACCAGGGAGGAGGATTTGGTGGTTAACGGATCTGAAGACtgtccagcagctccagcacaaCTTGGTGGTTCTGGTACCGATGGGGGTCCAGTCTGGATGAGGGACCCTGTTTAGAACCAgactagcttggaaaatccaaactgaatctccatgtaatctcctatctccatgttaggagatacaggagagtcagtttggcattgggcgaattgaatcgcgtttccctcctggtacagtttggtacgaccaatcatagcacgggaggcgggagttaatgctgcgtcatcttcagcacctggattacccataaagatgatgcggaggaggaggaggaggggggccaccgccataaaacaagaaggagagagacagagagagaggaggggggccaaagcgaatctttttgtggtctcttggcgttttggatggcgttagtcgttgcctcttttcacttgatgtttccgacgatgaggaggcagtggatggctcgttactttcggcttcttgccattatttgtacagaggaaaatcccgttccaaacgtgtgagtacatttaagcaacttttacacatacgcaccgacttggtttggctccgatttaaagttattcctaacaccacTAATCATTctaaggagtcttttgttgcgtagccttttcaaaaataaatgttgtacttgagagtaccccatgtattcgcagatttttgtgacaaaaacggcagtaatcattcaccgcaacgctttctcggctgcatgccgttgttgtttggactacatggacttcaaggtcgatttgtttgtgcgtcacatccgtgttacgctgattggttctttctcgttcaagctgcattcgttagcccctcctttttgaaatcgtctcctgtcatcacaatgccagactgcctttatttgtatttatattaatacataaataaagtcagtctggattttccaggcaagaaCCAGACTGGTTCTGGTCTTACAGGTTGTTTTTATGCAGAGACTTGGTTGAAGACAGTTTGCGCAAGCATTTTAGACAGGAAGGCTAGGAAAGAAACTGGCCTGTAGTCCTGGACCTGGTCTGGGTCTAGTGTAGGTCACACTGAGGACATTGTGGGGACACTCTTGTTTgtggacactgtggagtcttGGTAGAAttgtctgtttctttctgttaaaGCTGCTTTAACAATATTTCACTCCGTGTTTCTTTCCAGGAATGTGGGCGGCGGTGCTGTGACATCACTGCGTGTCGGTCAGCTGATGCTTCCTGTCGGTTGCCCATCATTCCTCCATGAACTTCCCTAATCCTTCATCACTTCCTCTTTCTGCCAGTTCCTGTCCAAACTGAAGACACTCTGACAGGAAGCTTCACTTAGAGGTTTATTTGTGATGTATTAACAAGTACAGTCAGTATTTAAACTCTGGCTGTAAGCAGCAACAGTATCAGCATATTATTATTGGTAGTACTAGAAGTCTCATTAATCAAAGTATATTGAGAGTCTTCATGCAGTTTTTTAGCTTCATCTAAGAGTTTCACCTCGGTGTGTAAATATGGAGGTGTGATATGATTGGTGGATTCAGAAGAGCTCAGACCAATCAGCTCAGAGTGGGCGGAGCCTGACGGGAAAACGAGAAGAACTACAACATGACTTCTTTATAAAACAGAACAACTGAAAGAGACGGCAGCAGGTAGTACTGACTGTAGTAGAATATAGTACTGACTGTAGTAGACCATAGTAGACCATAGTACTGACTGTAGTCCTGTTTGTAGTACTGATATTACAGACCATAATACTGACTGTAGTCCTGTAGTAGGGTAGTACTGCGATGGAGGCGGTGTGTGAGGACGACCTGTGCTGGCTGCAGCTGGAGGACTTCAGGATGTTGCTCATTAAGACCATCGATCCGTCCAGGATCACTCCTTACCTGCGCCAGTGTCAGGTACTGGTCGACCAATCAGCTCCTCACAGGGAGCCTGCTGGGTTTtcattggttgtttttgtggtcagGTGATCAGCGCCGAGGACGAGGAGCAGCTTTTCAACGACCCCGCCCTCGTCGTGAGGAGGAGGAAAGTCGGTATGTTCTCGGTTCCACCAGACCCCGATCCAGCTGTGGAACGATCGCACAGAGTCAGGAACCAAGAACTGAGAGTCGGTTCTGGTTGCTGAAGCTAATTTATGCATTTCTGAGCGTTCCACCTGTTGGGTCTGAAGTGCTACTGAAGCTAAATCAGAGTCTGGGTCCAGTTCTATGTTTGTTCCTCCTGTTCTAGTAGTCAGCAGACATTCTGGTCGCTGATGTTCTGGACCGTTAGACCTCTGAACTGTTCCTCtacctgtctacctgtctgtctctaggAGCTCTGTTGGACACCCTCCAGAGGACAGGGGTCAAAGGTTACACGGCGTTCCTGGAGAGTCTGGAGCTGGATTACCCCGACCTGTACCAACGGATCACCGGGAAGGAACCCAACAAGACCTTCAGCATCCTCATtggtctgtccacctgtccgtctgtccacctgtctgtccacctgtctgtccacctgtctgtccacctgtccgtctgtccacctgtctgtccacctgtctgtccacctgtctgtttgtccacctgtctgtctgtccacctgtctgtccacctgtctgtccacctgtctgtctgttcacctgtctgtctgtccacctgtctgtttgtccacctgtctgtttgtccacctgtctgtctgtccacctgtctgtccacctgtctgtttgtccacctgtctgtttgtccacctgtctgtctgtccacctgtctgtctgtccacctgtctgtccacctgtctgtctgtccacctgtctgtctgttcacctgtctgtctgtccacctgtctatccacctgtctgtttgtccacctgtctgtctgtcaacctgtctgtctgtccacctgtctgtctgtccacctgtctgtctgtccacctgtctgtttgtccacctgtctgtctacctgtctgtctgtcaacctgtctgtctgtccacctgtctgtctgtccacctgtctgtttgtccgcctgtctgtccacctgtctgtccacctgtctgtctgtctacctgtctgtccacctgtctgtttgtccgtctgtctgtccacctgtctgtctgtccacctgtctgtttgtccacctgtctgtctacctgtctgtctgtcaacctgtctgtctgtccacctgtctgtttgtccgcctgtctgtccacctgtctgtccacctgtctgtccacctgtctgtttgtccgcctgtctgtctgtccacctgtctgtccacctgtctgtttgtccgcctgtctgtccacctgtctgtccacctgtctgtttgtccacctgtctgtccacctgtctgtttgtccacctgtctgtctgtccacctgtctgtccacctgtctgtttgtccgcctgtctgtctgtccacctgtctgtccacctgtctgtttttccgcctgtctgtttgtccgcctgtctgtctgtccacctgtctgtccacctgtctgtctacctgtctgtctgtccacctgtctgtttgtccacctgtctgtccacctgtctgtttgtccacctgtctgtccacctgtctgtctgtccacctgtctgtttgtccgcctgtctgtctgtccacctgtctgtccacctgtctgtttgtccgcctgtctgtctgtccacctgtctgtccacctgtctgtttgtccgcctgtctgtccacctgtctgtttgtccgcctgtctgtctgtccacctgtctatccacctgtctgtctgtccacctgtctctcACAGGTTATGGATTGATTATAGATTATAGATAGATTGATGATTATAGGTTATTGATTATATGTTATTGATAGGTTTTTGATTATAGATTGATAGATTATTGATTTTTGAATTATTGATTATAGATTATTGATTATAGATTATTGAtagattattgattattgaatTATTGATTATAGATTATTGAtagattattgattattgatgggTGTTTCAGACACAGCAGGAGAATCTGGTCTGACTCAGTTCCTGATGTCGGAGCTGAGCCGCCTCCAGAGGGCGCTGCAGGCTGAGAGACGGCGTCGCCAGCAAGCGTGTTCTGTCGCCAAGGAACAGGTGTGCATAGCAACCAGGTTACTAAGAAACAAGGATGCTCACTAGTCACAGACCGGCCTGTCTAATCGGCATGTCTCCCTGTTTCCAGGAGGCGTGGTCTCGCCAGCAGCAGCTGAGGGACCGCGAGCTGAGGAAACTGACTGAGCGCGTGCAGAAGATCCGGGAGGAGCGGGAGCGGCTGAGCGAGGAGGTGAAGCAGCTGAGAGACCACAACTACACTCTGATGGCTGACATCAACAGCCTCAACCAGGAGAGGAGCAACGCCCTGCTGGCCAATAGGGACCTGCAGATAGAGGTCAGCTGACTCCTCACCTCCTGCTGACTTCCTGTGACTTCCTAGTGAACTCCTGCTGACCTCCTGCTAACCTCACACCTCTGTGTTTACAGGTGGAGCGTCTGAAGCACACGGTGCTGCGAGCAGAGAACCAGACTCGACTGCTGCGACGACGAACGCTGCGACCGCTGCAGGAGGTGGAGAACCTGAACTAAGTCTGACAGCCTCACATGGTCAGACCGTTCTGTAGCGCCGACAGTTCTGTTTAGAACGGTCTGATtacattattctgtttagaaCAGTCTGACtacattattctgtttagaaCAGTCTGACtacattattctgtttagaaCAGTCTGACtacattattctgtttagaacggtctgactacattattctgtttagaaCAGTCTGATtacattattctgtttagaaCAGTCTGACtacattattctgtttagaacggtctgactacattattctgtttagaacggtctgactacattattctgtttagaaCAGTCTGACtacattattctgtttagaaCAGTCTGACtacattattctgtttagaacggtctgactacattattctgtttagaaCAGTCTGACtacattattctgtttagaaCAGTCTGATtacattattctgtttagaacggtctgactacattattctgtttagaacggtctgactacattattctgtttagaaCAGTCTGATtacattattctgtttagaacggtctgactacattattctgtttagaacggtctgactacattattctgtttagaaCAGTCTGATtacattattctgtttagaaCAGTCTGACtacattattctgtttagaaCGGTCTGATtacattattctgtttagaaCAGTCTGATtacattattctgtttagaacggtctgactacattattctgtttagaacggtctgactacattattctgtttagaaCAGTCTGATtacattattctgtttagaacggtctgactacattattctgtttagaaCAGTCTGACtacattattctgtttagaacggtctgactacattattctgtttagaaCAGTCTGACtacattattctgtttagaaCAGTCTGACtacattattctgtttagaaCAGTCTGACtacattattctgtttagaaCAGTCTGACtacattattctgtttagaacggtctgactacattattctgtttagaaCAGTCTGACtacattattctgtttagaacggtctgactacattattctgtttagaaCAGTCTGACtacattattctgtttagaaCAGTCTGATtacattattctgtttagaaCAGTCTGACtacattattctgtttagaaCAGTCTGACtacattattctgtttagaacggtctgactacattattctgtttagaaCGGTCTGATtacattattctgtttagaaCAGTCTGACtacattattctgtttagaacggtctgactacattattctgtttagaaCAGTCTGACtacattattctgtttagaacggtctgactacattattctgtttagaacggtctgactacattattctgtttagaacggtctgactacattattctgtttagaaCGGTCTGATtacattattctgtttagaaCGGTCTGATtacattattctgtttagaaCAGTCTGACtacattattctgtttagaacggtctgactacattattctgtttagaaCGGTCTGATtacattattctgtttagaaCGGTCTGATtacattattctgtttagaacggtctgactacattattctgtttagaa
Protein-coding regions in this window:
- the snapc4 gene encoding snRNA-activating protein complex subunit 4 isoform X1, which translates into the protein MNVRAALIGAPQRVHRKVMSDLSAQRNRIQQQVKQLQERLKQNELELLSSETDDDSDDEDLEDNVGQTGQCAAGLLAQRDQIQKEIQNLEDVLGPLSPISVSDDDDDSSSSDESVGLSLSVDSCLQMNLVYQQVVQETLTLLETHLLHNQRQQKELIFQLSGPIRESPREQPAPSSYQRPITMYLGRFLKPYFKDKLTGLGPPANQETKEKASRMTGCLDDRKLKVKRWESWQKTLLIHSVSRDNLKRLIQPKLSKVDYLTQKLSSAAQTDRGRLREQIDSLEREIDLLRGKREEELTGGRQEEHDWQKISNIDFEGTKDAEDIRRFWQNFLHPSINKNRWSPEEVQHLKEVSRRHGDRHWDVITTELGTGRTAFMCLQMFQRFVSGSLRRGSWTPSEDALLRELVEKMRIGNFIPYTQMSYFMEGRDPAQLIYRWNQVLDPSLKRGPWTKEEDQLLLRAVSRYGEKNWWKIRMEVPGRTDSSCRDRYHDSLKAGMKRGAFDRQERDLLLRLVKKHGVGRWAKIAAEIPHRFDAQCLREWKKLSRLSGKKQKKGQRSGGGEKKKKDTTKKKIRRRLKRIKKEEEEESSEEEEMVIPYMDSDDEKKMEVEERSEEQQEEEEFSFPPMQDWVPEERAEPSSSLSFRPVLLPSSTDALSGTPVRSTVVGKFSCSSVLGPPPRPLQRDERHSSTAMMMVSPEELRVHLQRQAHRFNHQSSRRRRRVHAGQKPLLGRVTDIGVGYQLQAAVTPWVGNLLIPANPRRTAADVLRENGQKKSVSLTPVFLLLLQATNVDILGCREMIEQRKSKVLMLTPPPDPDTIKLRDPKTVAGMLQLRDAMTEQPQWAEQASILQQLHAIQQQKKLNVQEPRPALIQPMKAPQLRPSLLLQMSPQMPPQMSPQMPPQMRPQMRPQMPPQMRPQMPPQMSPQITPQISPQMPPQMSPQMRPQMPPQMRPQMPPQMPPQITPQMPPQMRSQMPPQMPPHIPSMPPQMSPHAVFVPRPVIQQLRPSSPAAPLRSSVGDRAVKVQGTRTLLEVGEGHLTFSAPTFSECPQSAQIQNIILLPPQNLRPLQLVAPPTSVDAPVRLDAPRVFVDPSNKRVSSTQNVSLAPPPCVQTNHGAPILIDHDYYLPLASQPSPAPKQTNTKGRERGEEPQPVTSSQDNHWVDRTGTGGILEGKRVRKPTRKARALQESTEAKAEAKKKRTSSLGQKRRRRSEVIPLVQPRWHLLPAHSLWVMTPAGLVQLPETLPQSLQLPLVPPPPPVPLAPPPPVPLAPPPLLLATGGPKSPESLTVSAQMTQSLPAPPSCHYKPHPSPPFPDPAPIPLLPPPPSKLPLPYKGMVRADPAEPPPLRREALQFDPALMFLEPQVQVCDWLSGKGGVSVPGAGVALPYLPPFVSSLSTLSALLQSKKSLTKASLQLLCRGSEPRHPRTTPDTPDTRQPPPDLPDSTSDLHPSEEQPGNTCPYLTRLTHLSHLFHTQLAPQCVLRWVFLCLPAAPSASSAQQQQEDEEDEEVTMVEAVRHLVEERFSGNPAYQLLKARFLSCFTVPALLATVQPITGKTVDCPANQEEEEEEEEEPRKARQRGRRRVQRTLLLNDDSRAPANHFSGIISADQTGLDRPGPDQ